The DNA segment AGGGTAAAAGGGGATGAGGATAGATTCGAAAAACACACTACGCAATACAAATAGTGTAGGAGATAGAAATGAAAAGACGGTTTTGGCTGGGATGTGGGATTGTTGCGGTTTTGTTAGTTTTTATAACTGCTGGGTTGTTCTTCTTCACCCCGTTCGGGAAGGAATTTCGTGCGATGGTGAAAATCCAGCTCAGTGGGAAGCGTACTTACGCGCCCGAAAGCTGTTTAGCAAACCTGAAGCAAGTAGGGCAAGCGCTACAGCTTTATATGAACAGCAACGCAGCCTACCCTCCGTCAGGCTGTTGGGTTGATGAACTTAGTAATTACGTCACTCTTGGCAATGATGTGAAAGACGAAGACCGCGAAAAAGTTTTCAAATGTCCTGGAGTTTTTACTGAAAACCCAAAAAATTATGGCTATGCGATGAACCTGATACTCTCCTCAAAGTCATCGGATGAAGTAAAAGACCTGGCAAACTCTGTTTTCGTTTTCGACTCGGCTCAGCTAACAAAAAATGCAGCAAACTCATACGAAACTAAGAACTTGCCCCTTCCACCCCGACATGGGGCGGTTAACAATGTAGTCCACTGTGATGGCAGCGCTAAATCCGTTACCGCTGTGCAGATGTAAGTTATAAAGAGGCCCGACAGCTTAGCTGTCGGGCCTCTTTTGTTATCTCAGTTAGAACTTCGCAGCGACCTTTTTGACCTTAGCGATCCTTTCAACCATTTCACTCTCAGTGCGTTTGAAGCCATTATCGAGAAGCACCGTTCGCGTCAGGATGGAGAGGGTCTTGGGACACATGTCAGGGGAGTAGTTCACATCGGCTTTGGCAAGTTTATAGGCATCGCGTCCAGGATGGTGCGCGCCTGATTTGTCCATCACCGGTTCCCAATTACAATAGACATGTCGGCCGCTGTTGATGGGTTGCCATATACCATCTGTTTCAGTTTCTAATGCCGCTTTGAAGCCATTGGCTCGATCTTCAGTCTCGAAGATTAAGCCGGTCGTCACTCCGCAATCGCCCTCAAAGTCATTCATGGGGCTGAGCTTCAAGTTCTTGATACATGAAAGCTCTTCAACCATCATGCGCTTTTCCATGCGAAGCTTCGCCAAAATGCCATCAAGCCGGCCAAGCTGCACTCTCATAATAGCGGCTGATATTTCATTGGTACGATAGTTCTGACCCGCAAAGAAAGGCCATGAAATCTCTCTGGCGTGACTTCGGAAGATACATCCGCCGTCATGGTGAATTAATGCGCGCTCGTAGATATCGATATCATTCATAACCACCGCGCCGCCTTCACCGCAGGTGATAACTTTGAAGTAGTTGAATGAGAAACCGCCTGCCTCGCCAATCGAACCTAAAGATTTACCCTTATAAGAGCCGCCGACCGCCTGGCAGGCATCTTCCAACACTTTCACGTTATGCTTCTTCGCGATAGCCATAATGGCGTCCATATTGCACGACATACCGACCATGTGAACGGGAATTATCGCTTTTGTGCGCGGAGTGATTGCGCGCTCGACTTCGACCGGATCGATTCCGAGGGTCTCATCAATTTCGACAATAATCGGCACCGCGCCAACTGCCAATGCCGCCAACGCTGTCGCCATGAAAGTATAGCCGGGAATGATAACCTCATCGCCAGGACCTACGTCAAGACCTACCAACCCACATATGAGCGCTGCAGTGCCACTGGTAAGCAGGATGGAGTGGTTAACGCCGAGCCTTTCAGCCCATTCTTTTTCAAATTGAGCCGCTTCGCCGCCCTCTTCGCCATATCGGAACAGCTTCCCCGATTCAATAACCCGAGCCGCCGCCTCTGCTTCCTCTTTGCCTATGATATGCATATAAACCTCCTAATCATATTGAGTAGTGTCTATTTCGGAATTCGAATACTGCTTCGATCCCGAACACCTATCACCTAATTCTTATCACATGAATCCGTACTACTCATCCACTTTTCGAAACTTAATATTTAATCCCAGGTCTTCATCGACCAGTTCGTCTAACATCGTTCGTCCGAGTTCGATCTTCGGAGGGCCATACACCGTTTCGATTTCTGCGTACTCTTCATCCAAAGCATCACCGAAGAACTCTTTCGGTTCGTGAATGATTGCTGGCTCTGGAGGAAGCGGCACGATCACTTCAGGAACTCGAATGGATTCAGGAGCTGCCACTGGGCCCGTTTCTTGGGTTGATAGCATTCGCTGAAGCTGTTCCTGCGGCGCCACCAGGAGAATTACTGTTTGTCCTTCTTCCATATACAAGCGCGCGCTGACTGAGTTCTCAGTAACGATCTGCCGCTCTTCAAGATTATAAGCGGACATGCTCGATGGGAAGTTAATCGTGCGCTGACCGGCTCGTTTGGCATGGATTACAAGGAAAGGAAGCCGCACATGGATAACATCGTCATTGTTGCTCCAAATGTGAACCTTAGCCATAGAACCAAGACCTCTTAGAAGCGCAGGTGGCAATGTTGGCTCGCCGAGATACACTGCGCGCCACTTTCCGCTTACTTCTGATTGCTCATACTCACGGACAATCATTGAGGGGAGGCCAGTCTGCTGATATTCGCCAACGGTAGTGGCGTCCTCTGTAATCGAATAAAAAGTCGGATCGATGTGCTCGATACGCTGAATATTCGGATCATCCATAA comes from the bacterium genome and includes:
- a CDS encoding DegT/DnrJ/EryC1/StrS family aminotransferase — encoded protein: MHIIGKEEAEAAARVIESGKLFRYGEEGGEAAQFEKEWAERLGVNHSILLTSGTAALICGLVGLDVGPGDEVIIPGYTFMATALAALAVGAVPIIVEIDETLGIDPVEVERAITPRTKAIIPVHMVGMSCNMDAIMAIAKKHNVKVLEDACQAVGGSYKGKSLGSIGEAGGFSFNYFKVITCGEGGAVVMNDIDIYERALIHHDGGCIFRSHAREISWPFFAGQNYRTNEISAAIMRVQLGRLDGILAKLRMEKRMMVEELSCIKNLKLSPMNDFEGDCGVTTGLIFETEDRANGFKAALETETDGIWQPINSGRHVYCNWEPVMDKSGAHHPGRDAYKLAKADVNYSPDMCPKTLSILTRTVLLDNGFKRTESEMVERIAKVKKVAAKF